The following are encoded in a window of Manihot esculenta cultivar AM560-2 chromosome 8, M.esculenta_v8, whole genome shotgun sequence genomic DNA:
- the LOC110608341 gene encoding uncharacterized protein LOC110608341, translating to MGSLNHTQINQLWQLRYRPPNSSLSLPLLFTSLYSQPAPTTTFKKMWQLLLAAALAGSATFVAKHFLAQERPKEEENPFEDSIASAFQSPLFPNHGNECGYDSNFQQPPDGTASSSSGKKTRISRNKSGITGRRLNFGAENYKADKRSGGSEKSARRFAVCLKKRRTAKSVPSKCGSRSSKDSSLFGCGLGIGIMYMMSAGKAEISKLSNAMDETAKTVKELRTELYKRRSAKVAAISKDLSSNNELEFYKAGTGHNNDSKVIKASGIPMIDDVECPSSGLIEEPEPQLLEMDQLEAELASELQKLLRVMKELDHGSFYSSDASSTSS from the exons ATGGGATCTCTGAACCACACCCAAATAAACCAACTTTGGCAGCTCCGCTACCGGCCACCTAACTCTTCCCTCTCCCTTCCCCTACTCTTCACTTCACTCTATTCTCAACCTGCACCAACCACCACTTTTAAAAAGATGTGGCAACTTCTCCTTGCCGCAGCTTTAGCAGGATCTGCTACTTTCGTTGCTAAGCATTTTCTTGCTCAGGAACGCCCTAAAGAGGAAGAAAATCCTTTTGAAGATTCGATTGCTTCTGCATTTCAATCTCCTCTATTTCCTAACCATGGTAATGAGTGCGGATACGACAGTAATTTCCAGCAACCACCTGATGGGACTGCTTCTTCGTCAAGTGGTAAGAAAACTAGGATTTCGAGGAACAAATCGGGCATCACTGGTCGCCGATTGAATTTTGGTGCTGAAAATTACAAGGCTGATAAAAGATCTGGTGGTTCCGAGAAGAGTGCAAGGCGATTTGCTGTTTGCTTGAAGAAGAGGAGAACTGCCAAGAGTGTGCCTTCCAAGTGTGGATCCCGTTCTTCTAAAG ATAGCTCTTTGTTTGGTTGTGGACTTGGCATTGGAATCATGTATATGATGTCAGCTGGGAAGGCTGAGATCAGTAAGCTAAGCAATGCCATGGATGAGACTGCAAAAACTGTTAAAGAATTAAGAACTGAACTGTATAAAAGAAGGTCAGCCAAAGTTGCAGCTATCTCAAAAGATTTAAGCAGTAATAATGAATTAGAGTTTTATAAAGCAGGTACAGGGCACAATAATGACTCCAAAGTTATCAAAGCTTCTGGGATCCCAATGATTGATGATGTTGAATGCCCAAGTAGTGGTCTTATAGAAGAGCCAGAGCCGCAGCTGCTGGAAAtggatcaactggaagcagagCTTGCATCTGAACTACAAAAACTGCTTCGGGTTATGAAGGAGTTGGACCATGGAAGTTTTTATAGTTCAGATGCAAGCTCTACTTCCAGTTGA
- the LOC122724359 gene encoding uncharacterized protein LOC122724359 isoform X1 codes for MPLDGVHFASQRNPAPMSNAFISSSHSVEVSYYQPDAAGPSHDPFLHSSTVGTFCAVPENHAHASSSNYDRQTINGVEGDLFDLTMGNGRGPQKRKSPGVPSSCEGGSTSRYYGAGSSSDPSVPSELRLEKPNLDPQYMVWECITMTPGHRGNLSIGPQSSIRNVRSRPALDLEINLSRTHLSNNFSHNSYHAGHPFDHSSSVDFSSQSSSAMTHNWSHTRTSTASGRMLVSDANGYAHETNHFLVGSSIPNASADVRGYHHDFISSRNPVVPQSFHSASAHSARGIRSSYSQRPSPTFRASSSSLRLGHMAPSDDGMPLVAENFSSRQPRLLSTAAWPNSDRNGRSRNSYERYRSLPNEPSLHDRFSSEGFMVVDRSAFYGSRNLFDQHRDMRLDIDNKSYEELLALGERIGSVSTGFDEDLISKCLTETVYRSSGQSEDEGTCVICLEEYKDMDDVGSLKFCGHNYHVSCIKKWLSMKNLCPICKASAVADNMKE; via the exons ATGCCTCTTGATGGAGTGCATTTTGCGTCTCAACGGAACCCTGCACCAATGTCAAATGCATTTATTTCCTCAAGCCACAGTGTTGAAGTGTCATATTATCAGCCAGATGCTGCAGGCCCATCTCATGATCCTTTTCTGCATTCATCAACAGTGGGAACCTTTTGTGCAGTTCCAGAAAATCATGCACATGCTTCGTCTTCCAATTATGACAGACAGACGATTAATGGCGTTGAGGGTGACCTTTTTGATCTTACAATGGGCAATGGAAGGGGGCCCCAGAAGCGAAAAAGCCCTGGAGTCCCCTCTTCATGTGAAGGGGGCAGTACAAGCAGGTATTATGGTGCTGGAAGTTCATCGGATCCCTCTGTGCCTTCCGAGTTGCGGCTGGAGAAACCAAATTTAGATCCTCAATATATGGTCTGGGAATGCATTACTATGACCCCTGGCCATCGAGGCAATCTCTCAATTGGGCCTCAGAGTTCTATCAGGAATGTTAGAAGCAGGCCTGCACTTGATCTAGAAATCAACCTGTCTAGGACCCATTTATCTAACAATTTTTCCCATAATTCCTATCATGCAGGTCACCCTTTTGACCATTCCAGCTCAGTGGATTTCTCAAGTCAAAGTTCTAGCGCTATGACACATAACTGGAGCCATACCAGAACATCTACTGCTTCTGGAAGGATGCTAGTTTCGG ATGCTAATGGTTATGCTCATGAGACAAACCACTTCCTTGTTGGAAGCAGCATACCTAATGCTTCTGCAGATGTTAGGGGATATCACCATGATTTCATTTCAAGTAGAAACCCTGTTGTTCCTCAAAGTTTCCATAGTGCCTCTGCACATTCTGCCAGAGGCATTCGCAGTAGCTATTCTCAGAGACCTAGCCCAACTTTCAGGGCTTCCTCCAGCAGTTTGCGGTTGGGGCATATGGCACCTTCTGATGATGGGATGCCATTGGTTGCCGAAAATTTCTCATCCAGACAACCAAGGCTATTATCAACTGCAGCTTGGCCTAATAGTGATAGGAATGGGAGATCAAGGAATTCTTATGAGAGATACAGATCGCTGCCCAATGAGCCAAGTCTTCATGATCGATTTTCATCTGAG GGTTTTATGGTTGTGGATCGCTCAGCCTTTTATGGATCCAGAAATTTGTTTGATCAGCATAGGGATATGAGGCTAGATATAGACAACAAGAGCTATGag GAACTACTTGCACTGGGTGAAAGGATTGGGAGTGTCAGCACAGGTTTTGATGAAGATCTGATATCCAAGTGTTTGACAGAAACAGTATATCGTTCTTCAGGCCAAAGCGAGGATGAAGGAACTTGTGTGATTTGCCTG GAGGAGTACAAAGATATGGATGATGTTGGTTCGTTGAAATTTTGTGGCCACAATTACCATGTGAGCTGCATCAAGAAATGGCTATCAATGAAGAACTTGTGTCCAATCTGCAAAGCTTCCGCTGTGGCTGATAACATGAAGGAATAA
- the LOC122724359 gene encoding uncharacterized protein LOC122724359 isoform X2, which yields MPLDGVHFASQRNPAPMSNAFISSSHSVEVSYYQPDAAGPSHDPFLHSSTVGTFCAVPENHAHASSSNYDRQTINGVEGDLFDLTMGNGRGPQKRKSPGVPSSCEGGSTSRYYGAGSSSDPSVPSELRLEKPNLDPQYMVWECITMTPGHRGNLSIGPQSSIRNVRSRPALDLEINLSRTHLSNNFSHNSYHAGHPFDHSSSVDFSSQSSSAMTHNWSHTRTSTASGRMLVSDANGYAHETNHFLVGSSIPNASADVRGYHHDFISSRNPVVPQSFHSASAHSARGIRSSYSQRPSPTFRASSSSLRLGHMAPSDDGMPLVAENFSSRQPRLLSTAAWPNSDRNGRSRNSYERYRSLPNEPSLHDRFSSEGFMVVDRSAFYGSRNLFDQHRDMRLDIDNKSYEELLALGERIGSVSTGFDEDLISKCLTETVYRSSGQSEDEGTCVICLESMLQLAGGVQRYG from the exons ATGCCTCTTGATGGAGTGCATTTTGCGTCTCAACGGAACCCTGCACCAATGTCAAATGCATTTATTTCCTCAAGCCACAGTGTTGAAGTGTCATATTATCAGCCAGATGCTGCAGGCCCATCTCATGATCCTTTTCTGCATTCATCAACAGTGGGAACCTTTTGTGCAGTTCCAGAAAATCATGCACATGCTTCGTCTTCCAATTATGACAGACAGACGATTAATGGCGTTGAGGGTGACCTTTTTGATCTTACAATGGGCAATGGAAGGGGGCCCCAGAAGCGAAAAAGCCCTGGAGTCCCCTCTTCATGTGAAGGGGGCAGTACAAGCAGGTATTATGGTGCTGGAAGTTCATCGGATCCCTCTGTGCCTTCCGAGTTGCGGCTGGAGAAACCAAATTTAGATCCTCAATATATGGTCTGGGAATGCATTACTATGACCCCTGGCCATCGAGGCAATCTCTCAATTGGGCCTCAGAGTTCTATCAGGAATGTTAGAAGCAGGCCTGCACTTGATCTAGAAATCAACCTGTCTAGGACCCATTTATCTAACAATTTTTCCCATAATTCCTATCATGCAGGTCACCCTTTTGACCATTCCAGCTCAGTGGATTTCTCAAGTCAAAGTTCTAGCGCTATGACACATAACTGGAGCCATACCAGAACATCTACTGCTTCTGGAAGGATGCTAGTTTCGG ATGCTAATGGTTATGCTCATGAGACAAACCACTTCCTTGTTGGAAGCAGCATACCTAATGCTTCTGCAGATGTTAGGGGATATCACCATGATTTCATTTCAAGTAGAAACCCTGTTGTTCCTCAAAGTTTCCATAGTGCCTCTGCACATTCTGCCAGAGGCATTCGCAGTAGCTATTCTCAGAGACCTAGCCCAACTTTCAGGGCTTCCTCCAGCAGTTTGCGGTTGGGGCATATGGCACCTTCTGATGATGGGATGCCATTGGTTGCCGAAAATTTCTCATCCAGACAACCAAGGCTATTATCAACTGCAGCTTGGCCTAATAGTGATAGGAATGGGAGATCAAGGAATTCTTATGAGAGATACAGATCGCTGCCCAATGAGCCAAGTCTTCATGATCGATTTTCATCTGAG GGTTTTATGGTTGTGGATCGCTCAGCCTTTTATGGATCCAGAAATTTGTTTGATCAGCATAGGGATATGAGGCTAGATATAGACAACAAGAGCTATGag GAACTACTTGCACTGGGTGAAAGGATTGGGAGTGTCAGCACAGGTTTTGATGAAGATCTGATATCCAAGTGTTTGACAGAAACAGTATATCGTTCTTCAGGCCAAAGCGAGGATGAAGGAACTTGTGTGATTTGCCTG gaaTCCATGTTGCAATTGGCAGGAGGAGTACAAAGATATGGATGA